The Burkholderia pyrrocinia genome includes a window with the following:
- a CDS encoding response regulator transcription factor: protein MSEPNMQRTVQQPKQIVVVEDDPVQRTLLVTWLKAEGYRVEAFDDGLDARRFLGDSWADLLVLDWDLPGMTGERLLGWVRGRARSIVPVIFQTVHSDEEDIVKILDAGADDFLIKPLEKQTLLARVRALLRRFAALSVDSGRMQLGGCVLSRATLTVSDGSASHAFSAKEFDILWHLAEHPGAVVQRQDLLRLVWGAEASAQTRTVDMYVSRLRSRLKAAGLGWTVRAAYATGYRLNLGADAEPADRAS from the coding sequence ATGTCCGAACCGAACATGCAGCGCACCGTGCAGCAGCCCAAGCAGATCGTCGTCGTCGAGGACGATCCGGTGCAGCGCACGCTGCTCGTCACGTGGCTCAAGGCCGAGGGCTACCGCGTCGAGGCGTTCGACGACGGGCTCGACGCGCGCCGCTTCCTCGGCGACAGCTGGGCCGATCTGCTGGTGCTCGACTGGGACCTGCCCGGGATGACGGGCGAGCGGCTGCTCGGGTGGGTGCGTGGCCGCGCGCGCTCGATCGTCCCGGTGATCTTCCAGACAGTGCATTCGGACGAAGAAGACATCGTGAAGATTCTCGACGCCGGCGCGGACGATTTCCTGATCAAGCCGCTCGAGAAGCAGACGCTGCTCGCGCGCGTGCGCGCGTTGTTGCGGCGCTTCGCGGCGCTGTCGGTCGACAGCGGGCGCATGCAGCTCGGCGGCTGCGTGTTGTCGCGCGCGACGCTGACCGTGTCCGACGGCAGCGCGTCGCACGCATTCAGCGCGAAGGAGTTCGACATTCTCTGGCATCTGGCCGAGCATCCCGGCGCCGTCGTGCAGCGGCAGGATCTGTTGCGGCTTGTGTGGGGCGCGGAAGCGTCCGCACAGACCCGCACGGTCGACATGTACGTGAGCCGGCTGCGCAGCCGGCTGAAAGCGGCGGGCCTCGGCTGGACCGTGCGTGCGGCGTACGCGACCGGCTACCGCCTGAACCTGGGCGCGGACGCCGAGCCGGCGGATCGCGCATCGTGA
- a CDS encoding HrpB1 family type III secretion system apparatus protein, whose translation MAIKSCNKAALRALLSAFSVGLRASAHADLDELLIALRVLQPRNAAVDLCDVRLRISRRDWIGALHILRTLEDQERGTPLCTALQSWCLYALQDDDWRRYAQTVVLSGDRASTVLVGRFLKVDELAEGAGAHDGDVAARISQLLRLDRYQWARHVHASGMG comes from the coding sequence ATGGCGATCAAATCGTGCAACAAAGCCGCATTGCGCGCGCTGCTCTCGGCCTTTTCGGTCGGGCTGCGCGCGAGCGCACACGCGGACCTCGACGAACTGCTGATCGCGCTGCGCGTCCTGCAGCCGCGCAACGCCGCGGTCGACCTGTGCGACGTGCGGCTGCGGATCAGCCGGCGCGACTGGATCGGCGCGTTGCACATTCTGCGCACGCTCGAAGACCAGGAGCGCGGCACGCCGCTGTGCACGGCGCTGCAGAGCTGGTGCCTGTACGCGCTGCAAGACGACGATTGGCGGCGCTATGCGCAGACCGTGGTGCTGTCGGGGGATCGGGCGTCGACGGTGCTCGTCGGCCGGTTCCTCAAAGTGGATGAGCTCGCGGAGGGCGCCGGCGCGCACGACGGCGACGTCGCCGCACGCATCTCGCAACTGCTGCGGCTCGACCGGTATCAATGGGCGCGGCATGTGCATGCGAGCGGGATGGGGTGA
- a CDS encoding type IV pilus twitching motility protein PilT, with the protein MNQHAAAAPLRDLAGEVLGLIDLKQMFTDIHIEQDRPVTIKTPRGWAETSDEPVLLDDMRPLLDAIDEHWEAALRQGTLDRPFVLTRCRLRCHVYRAGGGRKIVISMRRLPLKPLPLEELGLPVYVRSMLDNTKGIILVTGPTGSGKTTTIASLLEHINATRNTHIVTIEEPIEYYLERRQSIISQREVPTDTPNFPHGLREALRQKPDVVMVGEVRDAQTADTLLQAGESGHLVLATMHTGSAVSALNKLLSFFPVEQRDRHAVALAESLIGIVCQSLVPSADGESLVLASELLFNNNNQVAKLIADPTKLHLVNEFLRRREDNMSRSLNDDLAALAARNRISTKDALRATYNRIELNEMMQSIVNR; encoded by the coding sequence ATGAACCAGCATGCCGCCGCCGCCCCGCTGCGCGATCTCGCGGGCGAAGTGCTCGGCCTGATCGACCTGAAGCAGATGTTCACCGACATCCACATCGAGCAGGACCGCCCCGTCACGATCAAGACGCCGCGCGGCTGGGCCGAGACGAGCGACGAACCGGTGCTCCTCGACGACATGCGGCCGCTGCTCGACGCGATCGACGAGCATTGGGAAGCCGCGCTTCGTCAAGGCACGCTCGACCGCCCGTTTGTCCTCACGCGCTGCCGGCTGCGCTGCCACGTATACCGCGCGGGCGGCGGCCGCAAGATCGTGATCTCGATGCGCCGGCTGCCGCTCAAGCCGCTGCCGCTCGAGGAACTCGGCCTGCCCGTCTACGTGCGCTCGATGCTCGACAACACGAAGGGCATCATCCTCGTCACGGGCCCGACGGGCTCGGGCAAGACGACGACGATCGCGTCGCTGCTCGAGCACATCAACGCGACGCGCAACACGCATATCGTCACGATCGAGGAGCCGATCGAATACTATCTGGAGCGCCGCCAGTCAATCATCTCGCAGCGCGAAGTGCCGACCGACACGCCGAATTTCCCGCACGGGCTGCGCGAGGCGCTGCGGCAGAAGCCGGACGTCGTGATGGTCGGCGAGGTGCGCGACGCGCAGACGGCCGACACGCTGCTGCAAGCGGGTGAATCGGGGCACCTCGTGCTCGCGACGATGCACACGGGCAGCGCGGTCAGCGCGCTCAACAAGCTGCTGTCGTTCTTTCCGGTCGAGCAGCGCGACCGGCACGCGGTCGCGCTCGCCGAATCGCTGATCGGCATCGTCTGCCAGAGCCTCGTGCCGAGCGCGGACGGCGAAAGCCTCGTGCTCGCGAGCGAACTGCTGTTCAACAACAACAACCAGGTCGCGAAGCTGATCGCGGATCCGACGAAGCTGCACCTCGTCAACGAGTTCCTGCGGCGCCGCGAGGACAACATGTCGCGCTCCCTGAACGACGACCTCGCCGCGCTCGCGGCCCGCAACCGGATCTCGACGAAGGACGCGTTACGGGCGACTTACAATCGGATCGAGCTGAATGAAATGATGCAGTCGATTGTTAATCGTTAG
- a CDS encoding secretion protein, producing the protein MTWRAAASAAAIVLALASHAPALHAVPLAWPLARFDYRVGPVSAAAALSELSRRSGVAIDVDAGASCRLDVREALPPRRFVDWVARTCGLAAYYDGAVLQLVAPDAFERAAVRLNYATPAELRATLARQRIVDERWRPGYDDAARIVRVAGPPRYVALVLAAARALDEAAQARVRTETRAFRLHARAAADRAVRGDAGDASLPGLATRLRRRLEQDGVAPRAVPSVREFTASLPIVDADARSNTVLIRDVPARLARDARLVAQLDTLPAPIRIDAFGATLARAQIDALGLWWRDDTQASVSFGASAPRVAIAPAPDGCAPMRARIAELAAHGDASIDADGSTLTLPDDSADFGRLRQVFVTSGDGDARSLDAQRNGFAMRVTPRETAQAGRYALDMRIVERWADRDSRSAGASSSRETVSGATLSAGECVALALPLAAGHEAQQLVLVTPRVTSADPVRRPPPASPTAQARRAPAAASAIASFPETAKRATLRAHSSATPPDGLGLSTQTRLLGN; encoded by the coding sequence GTGACGTGGCGCGCGGCCGCGTCGGCTGCCGCCATCGTGCTCGCGCTCGCGAGCCATGCGCCGGCGCTGCATGCGGTGCCGCTCGCGTGGCCGCTCGCGCGCTTCGACTATCGCGTCGGGCCGGTGAGCGCCGCCGCCGCGTTGAGCGAACTGAGCCGCCGCTCGGGCGTCGCGATCGACGTGGACGCAGGCGCGTCGTGCCGGCTCGACGTGCGCGAGGCGCTGCCGCCGCGGCGTTTTGTCGACTGGGTTGCGCGCACGTGCGGACTTGCGGCGTACTACGACGGCGCGGTGCTGCAGCTCGTCGCGCCCGATGCGTTCGAGCGTGCGGCGGTGCGGCTCAATTACGCGACGCCGGCCGAGCTGCGCGCGACGCTCGCACGGCAGCGGATCGTCGACGAGCGCTGGCGGCCCGGCTACGACGACGCGGCGCGGATCGTGCGGGTCGCCGGCCCGCCGCGCTATGTCGCGCTCGTGCTCGCCGCCGCGCGCGCGCTCGACGAAGCAGCGCAGGCGCGCGTGCGGACCGAGACGCGCGCGTTCAGGCTGCATGCGCGCGCGGCGGCTGACCGCGCCGTGCGCGGCGACGCGGGCGATGCGTCGCTGCCGGGGCTCGCGACGCGGCTGCGCCGCCGGCTCGAGCAGGACGGCGTCGCGCCGCGCGCGGTGCCCAGCGTGCGCGAATTCACGGCGTCGCTGCCGATCGTCGACGCGGATGCACGCTCGAACACCGTGCTGATCCGCGACGTGCCCGCGCGGCTGGCACGCGATGCACGGCTCGTCGCGCAGCTCGATACGCTGCCCGCGCCGATTCGGATCGATGCGTTCGGCGCGACGCTCGCGCGCGCGCAGATCGACGCGCTCGGGTTGTGGTGGCGCGACGACACGCAGGCGTCCGTATCCTTCGGCGCATCCGCCCCGCGCGTGGCGATCGCGCCCGCGCCGGACGGCTGCGCGCCGATGCGCGCGCGCATCGCCGAGCTTGCCGCGCACGGCGACGCATCGATCGACGCCGACGGCTCGACGCTGACGCTCCCCGACGACAGCGCGGATTTCGGCCGTCTGCGGCAGGTGTTCGTCACGTCGGGCGACGGCGATGCGCGATCGCTCGACGCGCAGCGGAACGGATTCGCGATGCGGGTTACGCCGCGCGAGACCGCGCAGGCGGGCCGTTATGCGCTCGACATGCGTATCGTCGAGCGCTGGGCGGACCGCGACAGCCGCTCGGCCGGCGCATCGTCGTCGCGCGAAACCGTGTCCGGCGCGACGCTCTCGGCAGGGGAATGCGTGGCGCTCGCGCTGCCGCTTGCCGCCGGACATGAAGCGCAGCAGCTCGTGCTGGTGACGCCGCGCGTGACGTCCGCCGATCCCGTGCGCCGGCCGCCGCCGGCATCGCCGACCGCGCAGGCGCGACGCGCGCCGGCCGCGGCAAGCGCAATCGCCAGCTTCCCCGAAACCGCGAAGCGCGCGACGTTACGTGCGCATTCGTCGGCGACGCCGCCGGACGGCCTCGGCCTCAGCACGCAGACGCGCCTGCTCGGCAATTGA
- a CDS encoding type III secretion protein, which produces MYEALERAADECGPLEQALGAPDAAIRIGVLRQALGETAERVSAATAQAASDYDRDAMQKVYRGLLAAQRIVATLHEANAAAA; this is translated from the coding sequence ATGTACGAAGCATTGGAACGGGCAGCGGATGAATGCGGACCGCTCGAGCAGGCGCTCGGGGCGCCTGACGCGGCGATACGGATCGGCGTGCTCCGCCAGGCGCTCGGCGAGACGGCCGAGCGGGTGAGCGCGGCCACCGCGCAGGCGGCGAGCGACTACGACCGCGACGCGATGCAGAAGGTCTATCGCGGCTTGCTGGCGGCGCAGCGGATTGTCGCGACGTTGCACGAGGCGAACGCGGCGGCCGCATAG
- a CDS encoding GNAT family N-acetyltransferase — MNAIRPPELIETERLHLRPLTADDAREAFDALFGEPATTLDLPWPMHRSVDETRACIGRLAEGWRSGAFFSWGLFEKRDGRLIGTLEMHGRLPRVEIGLVTSFAPGRVRTRAWSEMLRRFLDWLIAQPGVYRIEAFCSVTGRAAPFMPKLGFVSEGVVRNYEARPNRGMSAGDSYLFAITRAPGPLGEAVATRDAQASARQAA; from the coding sequence ATGAACGCCATCCGCCCACCCGAACTGATCGAAACCGAGCGCCTTCATCTGCGCCCGCTCACCGCCGACGACGCACGCGAAGCCTTCGACGCGCTGTTCGGCGAACCGGCGACGACGCTCGACCTGCCTTGGCCGATGCATCGCAGCGTCGACGAAACGCGCGCGTGCATCGGTCGTCTCGCCGAGGGCTGGCGCAGCGGCGCGTTTTTCAGCTGGGGACTGTTCGAGAAGCGCGACGGCCGTCTGATCGGCACCCTCGAGATGCACGGTCGCCTGCCGCGCGTCGAGATCGGGCTCGTGACGAGCTTCGCGCCGGGGCGCGTGCGGACCCGCGCATGGTCGGAGATGCTGCGCAGGTTTCTCGACTGGCTGATCGCGCAGCCGGGCGTATACCGGATCGAGGCGTTCTGCTCGGTGACGGGCCGCGCCGCGCCGTTCATGCCGAAGCTCGGTTTCGTCAGCGAGGGCGTCGTGCGCAACTACGAGGCGCGTCCGAATCGCGGGATGAGCGCGGGCGACAGCTATCTGTTCGCGATCACCAGGGCGCCGGGGCCATTGGGCGAGGCCGTCGCGACCCGCGACGCGCAGGCGTCGGCGCGGCAGGCGGCGTGA
- a CDS encoding helix-turn-helix transcriptional regulator has protein sequence MFSTLYFAAAAALANPASNDAYAARVFDGRFAEAAALVAARCEADPGDPANDVRDVSAYADIQLVLGRFEEAEDTFRRVLKLLRDSRDQTRVMTCRNASWQAFFQNRFGVAQAGFRRIADDRAASVGQKLESLVGACVVMHHLGRAEDAMVALDGLDAAARDADPRWRQLAGALRADLLLQYRIGRADALGDHVYWRSALADLPLSAFAETGAAAADADAPLLRMRVDYMRQACALAAGDHAALARIDAHVSWCAKTGLVDYQRSVCLEVALAALAGHAPNVANAMIAPYRDAAGRCGSHVRWTLDYLYCAAKVCEQQGRIRESSSLYARYALASVRHVRSDGAALAPSLAIARCGTHAAAPSDDVSARLPGKYRRAYRYLMERLDQRDLSVREIAAHIDVTERALQAAFKTFLGLSPSQLIRRQRMERIRGELLSEGPRAASVLEIANRWGIQHRSTLVNGYRRMFDEAPSQTFDR, from the coding sequence ATGTTTTCGACACTCTATTTCGCCGCCGCCGCCGCGCTTGCCAATCCGGCGTCGAACGACGCCTACGCAGCGCGCGTGTTCGACGGCCGCTTCGCCGAAGCGGCCGCGCTCGTCGCTGCGCGCTGCGAAGCCGACCCGGGCGACCCGGCCAACGACGTGCGCGACGTCAGCGCGTACGCGGACATCCAGCTCGTGCTCGGCCGCTTCGAGGAGGCCGAGGACACTTTCCGCCGCGTGCTTAAGCTTCTGCGCGATTCGCGCGACCAGACGCGCGTGATGACCTGCCGCAACGCGAGCTGGCAGGCGTTCTTCCAGAACCGTTTCGGCGTCGCGCAGGCGGGCTTCCGACGGATCGCCGACGATCGCGCGGCGAGCGTCGGGCAGAAGCTCGAGAGCCTCGTTGGCGCGTGCGTCGTCATGCATCATCTCGGCCGCGCCGAGGACGCGATGGTGGCGCTCGACGGGCTCGACGCAGCCGCTCGCGATGCCGATCCGCGCTGGCGGCAGCTCGCCGGCGCGCTGCGCGCGGACTTGCTGCTGCAATACCGGATCGGTCGCGCCGACGCGCTCGGCGATCACGTCTACTGGCGCTCCGCGCTGGCCGATCTGCCGTTGTCGGCGTTCGCGGAAACGGGCGCGGCGGCGGCCGATGCCGATGCGCCGCTGCTGCGGATGCGCGTCGACTACATGCGCCAGGCATGCGCGCTCGCCGCCGGCGACCACGCGGCGCTCGCGCGGATCGATGCGCATGTGAGCTGGTGTGCGAAGACGGGCCTCGTCGACTACCAGCGCAGCGTGTGCCTTGAAGTCGCGCTCGCGGCGCTCGCGGGGCACGCGCCGAATGTCGCCAACGCGATGATCGCGCCGTATCGCGACGCGGCCGGGCGCTGCGGCTCGCACGTGCGCTGGACCCTCGACTATCTGTACTGCGCGGCGAAGGTGTGCGAGCAGCAGGGGCGGATTCGCGAATCGTCGTCGCTGTATGCGCGCTATGCGCTCGCCTCGGTGCGGCACGTGCGCTCGGACGGCGCGGCGCTCGCGCCCTCGCTCGCGATCGCGCGGTGCGGCACGCACGCGGCGGCGCCGAGCGACGACGTCAGCGCGCGGCTGCCCGGCAAGTACCGGCGCGCGTATCGCTATTTGATGGAGCGGCTCGACCAGCGCGACCTGTCGGTGCGGGAGATCGCCGCGCACATCGACGTGACCGAGCGCGCATTGCAGGCGGCGTTCAAGACGTTTCTCGGGTTGTCGCCGAGCCAGCTGATCCGACGGCAGCGGATGGAGCGGATTCGCGGCGAGCTGCTGTCGGAAGGGCCGCGCGCGGCGAGCGTGCTCGAGATCGCGAACCGCTGGGGGATCCAGCATCGGTCGACGCTGGTCAACGGCTATCGGCGGATGTTCGACGAGGCGCCTTCGCAGACCTTCGACCGGTGA
- a CDS encoding CesT family type III secretion system chaperone: MSWERYAQVVAEVCAVVGLPDVDYVLETRTIDVEGFDVRIEYFDEDPESMYMNFHYGIVSAGRTLAVYRLLLEANLLIYAQDQAQLGIDADTGSIVLLMRLPLTPDVTGGTLADLFAHYAEHGRYWRQNIIESGDEMFSGIASGEYFWLRV; encoded by the coding sequence ATGAGTTGGGAACGTTATGCACAGGTCGTCGCGGAGGTATGCGCGGTTGTCGGCTTGCCGGACGTCGATTACGTGCTCGAGACGCGCACGATCGACGTCGAGGGCTTCGACGTGCGCATCGAGTACTTCGACGAGGATCCGGAGTCGATGTACATGAATTTCCATTACGGCATCGTCAGCGCGGGCCGCACGCTCGCGGTGTACCGGCTGCTGCTCGAGGCGAACCTGCTGATCTACGCGCAGGACCAGGCGCAGCTCGGGATCGACGCGGACACCGGCAGCATCGTGCTGCTGATGCGATTGCCGCTCACGCCGGACGTGACGGGCGGGACGCTCGCCGATCTGTTCGCGCACTATGCGGAGCACGGCCGCTACTGGCGGCAGAACATCATCGAATCGGGCGACGAGATGTTCAGCGGTATCGCGTCCGGCGAATATTTCTGGCTGCGGGTGTAG
- a CDS encoding sensor histidine kinase yields MSQRADARILEVMQARQAWGTLALDRDGAIVAATERAHALLGRTLAAGQPLHALLVDAAGADPAALFDTLEQGFEFETDDAILWLTLQPVEHDPAIAATVTVADITPLRRALDERVASLRFLAHDLRSPQNSILALTQLRDADPDAFAACGGLERIAQLARHALLLGQDYLVASAADDLRQRHFMRFDLRTMLRELVPKLEVGAVYRGVALQLWLDDAVPLWLRGARVFVARALQNLIDNAVQASRQGARVEIRLHVRDSHAEVTIRDWAGGLPGLATDGRMTDFAPLAKRGSMGFGLGLQLAAQVAAAHAGTLYAESNRGVGTAFVMRLPMPAPAGAAASAVPDGIARWRASVTPDG; encoded by the coding sequence GTGTCGCAACGGGCCGACGCCCGAATCCTCGAGGTGATGCAGGCCCGGCAGGCGTGGGGCACGCTCGCGCTCGACCGCGACGGCGCGATCGTCGCGGCCACCGAGCGCGCGCACGCGCTGTTAGGCCGCACGCTCGCCGCCGGGCAGCCGCTGCACGCGCTGCTCGTCGACGCGGCGGGCGCGGATCCCGCCGCGCTGTTCGACACGCTCGAACAAGGATTCGAATTCGAAACCGACGACGCGATCCTGTGGCTGACGCTGCAGCCGGTTGAGCACGATCCGGCGATCGCGGCGACGGTCACGGTCGCCGACATCACGCCGCTGCGCCGCGCGCTCGACGAGCGCGTCGCGTCGCTGCGCTTTCTGGCGCACGACCTGCGTTCGCCGCAGAATTCGATACTCGCGCTGACCCAGTTGCGCGACGCCGATCCCGACGCGTTCGCCGCGTGCGGCGGCCTCGAACGGATCGCGCAACTCGCGCGGCACGCGTTGCTGCTCGGCCAGGACTACCTTGTCGCGTCGGCGGCGGACGATCTCCGGCAGCGCCATTTCATGCGCTTCGACCTCCGCACGATGCTGCGCGAGCTCGTGCCGAAGCTCGAAGTGGGCGCCGTCTATCGCGGCGTCGCGTTGCAGCTCTGGCTCGACGACGCCGTACCGCTGTGGTTGCGCGGCGCGCGCGTATTCGTCGCCCGCGCGCTGCAGAACCTGATCGACAATGCGGTGCAGGCGTCGCGGCAGGGCGCGCGCGTCGAGATCCGGCTGCACGTGCGTGACTCGCACGCGGAAGTGACGATCCGCGATTGGGCCGGCGGCCTGCCGGGTCTCGCCACGGACGGGCGCATGACCGATTTCGCGCCGCTCGCGAAGCGTGGCTCGATGGGCTTCGGCCTCGGGCTGCAGCTCGCCGCGCAGGTCGCCGCCGCGCATGCGGGCACGCTGTACGCCGAATCGAATCGCGGCGTCGGCACGGCGTTCGTGATGCGCTTGCCGATGCCCGCGCCGGCAGGCGCGGCAGCTTCGGCCGTGCCGGACGGCATCGCGCGCTGGCGCGCGAGCGTCACGCCCGACGGCTGA
- the hrpD5 gene encoding HrpD5 family protein: MKLLRILTGLHAGAEIALDAGEHRIGAGDDAEIRITDWRDGDLLLSIDAQGATRARRAAPVPAETAADAFDADGSPLLMLDFVPVPFGETALCVGPANGEWPSDLELLATLWAPPPGADAARRGAQRKLAACAAAGGALVAGLLAMGAMLASAHPGVPPPVERADALATRIGAELRRAGYAELHTAPRGAMVAVTGMVATPADDLAARKLLDRLAAHRVERQYDVAQDDAQSIGESLGVSGATVAYAGQGRFRVSGVVQDIAQLRAAIERVRADVGPNVRAIDVDARQSGDAPVPVAYSGMLEIGDVRYIETPDGVKHVFAGASADGAPDLN; this comes from the coding sequence ATGAAGCTGCTGCGGATCCTGACCGGCCTGCATGCCGGTGCGGAAATCGCGCTCGATGCCGGCGAGCACCGGATCGGCGCGGGCGACGACGCGGAGATTCGCATCACCGACTGGCGCGACGGCGATCTGCTGCTGTCGATCGATGCGCAGGGCGCAACCCGCGCACGACGCGCGGCGCCCGTGCCGGCCGAGACGGCCGCCGATGCGTTCGACGCGGATGGTTCGCCGCTCCTGATGCTCGACTTCGTGCCGGTGCCGTTCGGCGAGACCGCGCTGTGCGTCGGGCCCGCGAACGGCGAGTGGCCGAGCGATCTCGAGCTGCTCGCGACCTTGTGGGCGCCGCCGCCTGGCGCCGATGCGGCGCGGCGGGGCGCGCAACGCAAGCTCGCCGCGTGCGCGGCGGCAGGCGGCGCGCTGGTCGCCGGCCTGCTTGCGATGGGAGCCATGCTGGCGAGCGCCCATCCGGGCGTGCCGCCCCCGGTCGAGCGTGCCGACGCGCTCGCGACGCGCATCGGCGCGGAGCTGCGGCGCGCGGGCTATGCGGAGCTGCACACGGCGCCGCGCGGCGCGATGGTCGCGGTCACCGGGATGGTCGCGACGCCGGCCGACGACCTCGCCGCGCGCAAGCTGCTGGACCGGCTCGCCGCGCACCGCGTCGAGCGCCAGTACGACGTCGCGCAGGACGATGCGCAGAGCATCGGCGAATCGCTCGGCGTGTCGGGGGCGACGGTCGCGTATGCGGGGCAGGGGCGCTTTCGGGTGTCGGGCGTCGTGCAGGACATCGCGCAGCTACGCGCGGCGATCGAGCGCGTGCGCGCCGACGTCGGGCCGAACGTGCGCGCGATCGACGTCGATGCACGCCAGTCCGGCGACGCACCAGTGCCCGTCGCGTACTCGGGGATGCTCGAGATCGGCGACGTGCGCTACATCGAGACGCCGGACGGCGTGAAGCACGTGTTTGCGGGCGCGTCGGCGGACGGCGCGCCGGACCTCAACTGA